TTGCCAGCCGGTCGCTTGCCGTGACCGAAGCCGAACTGGAACGCTACCGCCACGAAGCCTATCTGATGCCCGAAAGCAAGGCGAAGATGGCGATCTGGGAATTGAAGGTCGAGCTTTCCAAGCAGGAACTGGCAAATGCCCGGGACAAGCTTGAACGCCATCGCATTACCGCCCCGGTTGCCGGTGTTGCGGTGTATGACCATCGCTTTAACTGGCGGGGTCAGCCGGTTAAGGCCGGGCAGCGCCTGATGACAATTGCCCAGCCCAATGACCTTGAAGCACAGATCGAACTGCCCGCAGGTGCCCTGATCCCGCTTGCCAACGGGGCGCCGGTGACGCTGTTTCTTGATATTGATCCAACCCGGCCCATTGCCGCAAAGCTGACCAGCATTGGCTATCAGGCGCAGCCAACGGCGGCGGGCACCATGGCCTATCGGTATCGTGCCGATATTGATGGCACCTTGAATACCGACCTGTTGGGCGCGCGCGGTACGGCACGGCTGGAAGGCGATAAAATCCTGCTGGCTTATGCGCTGCTGCGCAGGCCCATTGCCGCGTTACGGCAGTTTGTCGGCTTATAGGTGGGGGCGATGGAAAAATTCCTTCCTGCCAGCGGCCTGTTGCCGCCTCTTCGTGAAAATATCCGCTTTGTCAGCCGGTCGCGCGACATTGGCGGCGATGCGGTGTGGCTGGTCTTTGATCCGCTGCGCAACCGCTATCTTGAACTGCGCCCGGTCGCCTATGAATTGCTGTCGCGCTGGGGTTTGGGTTCGATCGAGGCCTTGATCGATGCCATGGCGCGCGAAACACGCCACCATATCAGCCGCGGCGAGCTGGGCGAATTTATTGCCTATCTGGCACAAAACCAGCTTTTGCGCCGTTCAACCTCGCCCAAACTGCCGCCGGAAAAGGGGTTGTTGGCGCAACTGGAAAAGTCCCTGTCTTCGCTGGTGTTTTTCCGTGTCCGCCTGATCCGGCCTGATCGGATGCTGTCATTATTTGTTGGCGCGGTCAGCTTTATTTTCTCGGCCCCGTTCTGGGTGGTGATGGCGTTTCTGGGTATTTCCAGCCTGGTTCTGGTCTCGCGCCAGTGGGATGAATTTCTGGCGACCTTTACCGGCTTTCTTGATGTGCAGGGCGCAACGGTTTTGTTGCTGGCAATTGTTTTTGCCAAAACAATTCACGAACTGGGCCATGCCTTTGCCGCCAAACATCTGGGCTGCCATGTACCGGCGATGGGGCTGATGTTTATTTTGGGGCTGCCGCTGGCTTATACCGATGTCAGCGATAGCTGGCGGGTGGAAAACCATCGCCACCGATTGCTGATATCGTGCGGCGGGATCATTGCCGAAACCATATTGGCAATTTTGTGCACCTGGGGGTGGTTGTTATTGCCCGATGGCCCGGCGCGAACAGCCTGTTTTACCCTGGCAACAACCGGCTGGATTGCGACTTTGGCCATCAACCTTAATCCGTTCATGCGTTTTGATGGCTATTACATTCTGGCCGATCTGATTGGCATGCGGAACTTGCAAACGCGCTGTTTTGCCATGGGGAAATGGCAATTGCGGCGCGCAATTTTGGGCTGGCACGCCCCCGTGCCCGAAATTGTACCGCCCCGTTTGCAACATTTCATGATCGCCTTTGCCTGGTCGACCTGGGTGATCCGCTCATTCATCTTTGCCGGGATTGCGATGTTCGCCTATGTCATGCTAGGCAAGCCATTTGGCGTTATAATTGCTATATTTGAAATATGGTTGCTATTATTGTCGCCACTGGTGCGGGAACTGGCAACCTGGATTGCCGGGCGCAAAAACTGGCTGGCGCAACCACGGGCCTGGGTTTCGATGGCATTGCTGGGTTTGGTTCTGGCATTTGTGCTGGTCCCGCAAAGTTTCCGCGTTGGTATGCCCGCCATTTTAACCCCGCAGGACCGGCTGGTGATCCATGCCAGTGATGCCGCCCTGATCGCCGATTTCCCGACAGAAAACCGCCAGGTCAAGGCAGGCGATGTTTTGCTGCAATTGCAGGACCCGGACCTTGATATGGCCATTGCCCAGTCGGACCGGAAATTGCAAATCATTGCCCTGGCAAAACAGCAAACCGCCGTCAACCAGATGGCAGCGCGCGAAAACGCAATCATTGACCAGGAATATGCCGAAGAACAGGCCCGCATGACCGGCCTGATCGCCCGGCGCGACAGATTGACAGTCCGTGCACCCTTTGCGGGTCTGGTAACCGATATTGACCCGTTATTGGCAAAGGGCATCTGGGTTAACCGCGAACAGCCGCTGTTTTTGCTGGTGGCCGAGGGGACCGGCCTTTTAACCGCCTATGTCGATGAACGGGACCGGTCGCTGGTCTCGGCTGGCAGCGCGGCGCGCTTTTACCCCGAAGCCGGGGATTACCCGGTGATGGATGGTGTTGTGCGCGATGTGCAAAGCGTCCCGGCCGAATTTTTGACCGAACCCATGCTGGCATCGATCAATGGCGGCGAAATTCCCGTGCGCGAAGATGTAAACGGCCAGCTGGTGCCCGAACATGGCCAGTATCAGGTGATGGTTGAAATGCCAGACCAGCACGGATTTGGTGATATTCACCATGTGCTGCGCGGCGTTGTTTATTCCCAAAGCAAACCCTATTCCCTCGCCGGTTACGCCTATGACCGGGTGCGGGCATTGTTATCGCGGGAAACAGGGTTTTAGGGGCGTATTGATGCCATCCGTGCGGGATGGGTGATGGGTGACACGCGATGGATGGATTAGGCCAGGCTTGATGCAAAGGGCCTGGCAGGTACGTGAAGACCGGGAGGGTCGGTTTTGATCATGGGGTTTGGTATTTAAGGTGCGAATAGGGAAAGTTGAAATGTGCTGGAACATAAAACATGCAGCCAAAGCGTTTGTTGCAGTCGCGCTGATCGCGCCGGCCCTGTTGGGGCATGCACAGGCCGGGCAGGGTGATATTGCCATTGGCACCGGCGGCGTAACGGGGATCTATTACCCGGCGGGTGGTGCCATTTGTGAAATGGTCAATCGCGAAAGCCAGGCGACCGATCTGCGCTGCTTTACTGAAAGCACGGCAGGCTCCATTGCCAATATCCGGGCATTGCGGGATGGCTCGCTTGATTTTGCCATTGTGCAGTCTGACTGGGTGTATCACGCCTATCACGGAACATCGGTTTTTGCATCGGACGGCCCGTTTGACGGGCTTCGTGTGGTGTTTGAACTGCATTCCGAACCCTTTACGCTTGTCGCCCGCAAAGGCAGCGGAATTATCGGGTTTGAGGACTTAAAGGGCAAAAAGGTCAATATCGGCCTGCCAGGGTCCGGGCAACGCAGCACCATGGATGTGGTGATGAAAGCCTATGGCATGGATTATGATGCCCTGGGGGGCACCACCGAATTAAGCGAAACCGGCATGGCCAAGGCGATTTGCAATGGCGAGATTGATGCGATGGTTTACACCGTGGGCCATCCGGCCGCCGCAATTTCCGACGTTGCCAATAATTGCGATGTCGAACTGGTTAATGTCGAAGGACCCGCAATTGATAAACTGGTTTCGGAAAACGGCTTTTATCAAAAAGTCAGCATCCCCGGTGATCTTTATGAAGGTACTGGCAGTGCGGTGAACAGTTTTGGCGTCCGTGCGGTGCTGGTCACAACGGCAAAGGAACCGGCCGGGACGGTCAACCGGCTAACGACGGATGTGCTGGGCCATTTCGCCGATTTCGCCCGCCTGCATGATTCATTTTCAGTCCTGAAACCCGAAGACATGATCAATGACCACCTTGCCCCGATCCACGAAGGGGCATTAAGTGCGATTGCAGCACTTGGTTTGCAACCGCAACCATAACAGGGGCGTTTGGCCGCAATGATTTCGAAAGGCCCTTGTGCATAGCAGGGGCCTTTTTGTTGCGTGGTCCTGATGCAGTGCAGATTGGTAACAGGCGGCTGGCTGGCACAGGCAGTTTACAAAATTTGAAATTAAAATTCTGATTATGCGTTATTTAAAATACATCTTTCAGGCGGATTTCCGCCCGATAGCTTATTTTGAGGTGATTAATTTTTCAGGATAAATCAGGTTAAAGTTGTATTTTTGGCAGGTTGATAACGGTGAAAACGATGTTGTTTTGCCAAAATGCCGCGATTTTCGCCGTTTAATTCCCGGTAATATTGGTGTGGTTGTATCTTTTACCATTGCCTGGCTATGCATGAAATTTGGCGTTCGCGAAGGTTTCACCACTGCGCCAACACCGGGTTTATCGTTTCGGTCGATCCATCATTTTGGGGCTTCTGTGAGACAGAAGGGAAGCCCTTATATCAGGCAGTCATAGGCAGTCAGCCGGGATAGGTCTGCCCGTTCAAGCTGGCCGTTTCTCCGGTGTTTTCCGCGAATTTTCGGGAAACCGGGCATTAAAAAAGCCCCCGATATGGGGGCTTTTTGATCTTATTTTTCCAGCTCGGCAGTATGAGCTTTGTAATTCGGATGTTCCGGGTTCAGGTAAGCCGGATCATTTTTAATGGCATCAACGGTGGTGCCTTTTTCTTCTGCCAGTTTAAGAACCCAACCGATAACACGGCCACGGCCAGTCCAGGTTTCTTCCGGGTTTACCGGGTTGCGGTATTTCGGCGGCGTGGACTGTTTGTTTTTCGCCGGGGCAGAAGCATTGGCAGCGGTCGGTTTAAAAACTTCCGGATACAGTTCGCGAATGGAAAAACCTGCATCATTCAGCTTCTGGTTAAATTCAGCGCGAAGGTCTTTGATCGCCTGTTCTTTTCGGGTCTCGACTTCTTCTTCGGTCTGCTCCATCAGTTCGCGAAGTTCTTTATAGCTCAATTTGGAAATATCGATTTTGCTCATTATTCTCTCCTGAAACTAATAAATTCACGTCTTACATAATGCCTATTCTTCCGAAGGGCAAGATGTTTTAGTGAATTAAAAAGATTATGGAAGGCGTGTCCCGGTTATTAATACCATGTGTTACTTTGAATTGTGGTAATTGTATGGACAGCAATTTTAGATTTCGATGCCCGTTCGGGCAATGCAAAAACCATTGAAAACACTGCGGTTGCGGGGGCGCTGTTCGACCGGGGAAAGCGGGTTTTGACTGGGCGATGGTCAATTATCGGCTTTTCTTTTAATATATTCGATTGAAATTGGCCGTATTTTTAAAATCCCGTAGTGCTTAAAACACAATAATCTACTTTACGGAAAATTAAACAAACTATCTATGGTGGTCTTGTTTTTCTATCTTGTTGTATATGTGCGCTGCAGCAATCGTTCATGTACTTGCGCAGGGATGGCGGGCTGTTTGCGTGCGGTGGCTTTGATTGAAACTGAAATACGGTTTGCCGGGAAAAGCTGTTTTTCAGACTGCCGGTTTGGGTGTGCTGCTGATCTGGCGTCATGAATTTTCCGGTCATAATCGTCGGCGGTCGTGAACCTGCCTTTTTCCCCGGACTTTTCACCCTGCCGGTTTCCTGCCGGTGCCTTGCTGATCCATTATCAGCCGTTTTGGCAGTTGTTGTGATATTACGGAAAAATTTCGGTTCCAG
The window above is part of the Thalassospira marina genome. Proteins encoded here:
- a CDS encoding TAXI family TRAP transporter solute-binding subunit; translation: MCWNIKHAAKAFVAVALIAPALLGHAQAGQGDIAIGTGGVTGIYYPAGGAICEMVNRESQATDLRCFTESTAGSIANIRALRDGSLDFAIVQSDWVYHAYHGTSVFASDGPFDGLRVVFELHSEPFTLVARKGSGIIGFEDLKGKKVNIGLPGSGQRSTMDVVMKAYGMDYDALGGTTELSETGMAKAICNGEIDAMVYTVGHPAAAISDVANNCDVELVNVEGPAIDKLVSENGFYQKVSIPGDLYEGTGSAVNSFGVRAVLVTTAKEPAGTVNRLTTDVLGHFADFARLHDSFSVLKPEDMINDHLAPIHEGALSAIAALGLQPQP
- a CDS encoding H-NS family nucleoid-associated regulatory protein yields the protein MSKIDISKLSYKELRELMEQTEEEVETRKEQAIKDLRAEFNQKLNDAGFSIRELYPEVFKPTAANASAPAKNKQSTPPKYRNPVNPEETWTGRGRVIGWVLKLAEEKGTTVDAIKNDPAYLNPEHPNYKAHTAELEK
- a CDS encoding HlyD family efflux transporter periplasmic adaptor subunit, which produces MEKFLPASGLLPPLRENIRFVSRSRDIGGDAVWLVFDPLRNRYLELRPVAYELLSRWGLGSIEALIDAMARETRHHISRGELGEFIAYLAQNQLLRRSTSPKLPPEKGLLAQLEKSLSSLVFFRVRLIRPDRMLSLFVGAVSFIFSAPFWVVMAFLGISSLVLVSRQWDEFLATFTGFLDVQGATVLLLAIVFAKTIHELGHAFAAKHLGCHVPAMGLMFILGLPLAYTDVSDSWRVENHRHRLLISCGGIIAETILAILCTWGWLLLPDGPARTACFTLATTGWIATLAINLNPFMRFDGYYILADLIGMRNLQTRCFAMGKWQLRRAILGWHAPVPEIVPPRLQHFMIAFAWSTWVIRSFIFAGIAMFAYVMLGKPFGVIIAIFEIWLLLLSPLVRELATWIAGRKNWLAQPRAWVSMALLGLVLAFVLVPQSFRVGMPAILTPQDRLVIHASDAALIADFPTENRQVKAGDVLLQLQDPDLDMAIAQSDRKLQIIALAKQQTAVNQMAARENAIIDQEYAEEQARMTGLIARRDRLTVRAPFAGLVTDIDPLLAKGIWVNREQPLFLLVAEGTGLLTAYVDERDRSLVSAGSAARFYPEAGDYPVMDGVVRDVQSVPAEFLTEPMLASINGGEIPVREDVNGQLVPEHGQYQVMVEMPDQHGFGDIHHVLRGVVYSQSKPYSLAGYAYDRVRALLSRETGF